The proteins below come from a single Deltaproteobacteria bacterium genomic window:
- the metF gene encoding methylenetetrahydrofolate reductase [NAD(P)H], which produces MHIIDLMDNKKPFVSLEFFPPKDQTLWPKFFEIVEKLKIVNPLFVSVTCGALGSSQEYTKEITIRLKEKLNLEPMAHLTCIGSSTDKLHSFLKALLNARVDNVLALRGDFPQDKTFNYKEGEFKHASDLVSFLRKHYPQFGIAVASYPEGHPESFSLEEDLKFLKLKLDEGADFAITQLFFDNNIYWNFLERVRDLGIDKPIVPGILPVTSLTALERILSQCGASIPEQFLRDLHIADEKGGAEAVRALGIKYATMQIKELLDRGVPGVHIYTLNRVKTCLNIFRALGLV; this is translated from the coding sequence ATGCATATTATAGACCTTATGGATAATAAAAAACCGTTTGTCTCTCTTGAGTTCTTTCCTCCTAAGGATCAAACCCTGTGGCCAAAATTTTTTGAGATAGTGGAGAAGTTAAAAATTGTTAATCCCCTATTTGTTTCTGTTACCTGCGGAGCCTTGGGCAGTAGTCAGGAATATACTAAGGAAATTACCATTCGCTTGAAAGAAAAACTTAATCTGGAACCTATGGCACATTTAACCTGTATAGGTAGCTCTACAGACAAACTCCATTCTTTTCTGAAAGCGCTACTTAATGCAAGGGTAGATAATGTGTTGGCGCTGAGAGGAGATTTCCCCCAAGATAAAACATTTAACTATAAAGAAGGTGAATTTAAACATGCCTCAGACCTGGTATCTTTTCTTCGTAAACACTATCCGCAATTTGGTATTGCCGTTGCCAGTTATCCAGAAGGCCATCCTGAATCTTTTAGTTTAGAAGAGGACTTAAAGTTTCTCAAACTAAAGTTGGATGAAGGTGCAGACTTTGCCATTACCCAACTTTTTTTTGATAACAATATCTATTGGAACTTTTTAGAGAGAGTGAGAGATCTTGGCATCGACAAACCTATTGTTCCCGGGATTCTACCTGTGACAAGCCTCACAGCTCTTGAGCGTATTCTCTCTCAATGCGGAGCGAGTATTCCAGAACAGTTTTTAAGAGACCTGCACATTGCCGACGAAAAAGGTGGTGCTGAAGCGGTGCGGGCATTGGGGATAAAATATGCGACAATGCAAATAAAGGAGCTTTTGGACAGAGGGGTCCCT
- the tatC gene encoding twin-arginine translocase subunit TatC, translating to MTREKNQQKEATVLEHLEELRRRLIFIIIGIIVALCITYPFSKNLLHIIISPLLITLPKGSHIIFTGLTEAFWMRLQISLVAAIFLSSPWLFLQIWLFVKPGLKIEERRIAIPLITSLTIFFIGGALFAYELVFPYAFKFLLSYGGSELTPLPGIKQYIGFALKLIFAFGVVFEMPIVSFFLSRLGLIDAKILIKKADYAILGIFIVAAIFTPPDIFTQLLMAGPLIFLYGLSIVVAAIFSTKKRKELYE from the coding sequence ATGACAAGGGAGAAGAATCAGCAAAAAGAAGCAACGGTTCTTGAACACCTGGAAGAACTGCGTCGTAGGTTAATCTTCATTATCATTGGCATAATCGTGGCTTTATGTATAACATATCCTTTTTCCAAAAATCTTTTACATATTATTATTTCCCCCCTTCTTATTACATTACCGAAGGGAAGCCACATTATATTTACCGGTTTGACAGAGGCATTCTGGATGAGACTGCAAATCTCGTTAGTAGCGGCTATATTCTTAAGTTCTCCCTGGTTGTTTCTTCAGATATGGTTATTCGTGAAGCCAGGTTTAAAAATAGAAGAAAGACGAATTGCCATCCCTCTAATTACTTCATTGACTATATTTTTTATAGGTGGTGCTTTGTTTGCTTATGAGCTGGTTTTTCCGTATGCATTTAAATTTCTTTTGAGTTATGGGGGGAGTGAGCTTACACCTCTTCCAGGCATAAAACAGTATATTGGCTTTGCATTAAAACTCATCTTTGCCTTTGGGGTCGTGTTTGAAATGCCAATTGTCAGTTTTTTCCTCTCTCGATTGGGACTAATTGATGCAAAAATACTTATTAAAAAAGCAGATTATGCAATTCTCGGCATATTTATTGTGGCCGCTATATTTACTCCGCCTGATATATTTACTCAACTTTTGATGGCTGGTCCCCTGATATTTTTATACGGCTTAAGTATTGTTGTGGCTGCCATATTTTCCACCAAAAAAAGGAAAGAACTCTATGAATGA
- a CDS encoding LptF/LptG family permease produces MLKIVDKYIIKQLTKTFLSSFIILTVLMLLAGIIQISHIVFARGITLNILFKIFYQQATFVAIFTIPMALTVAVNFVYADFAKNNEIVAFQTSGISKLNIYKPALYFTIFVFLIAFLNVSSIAYKQRGEFHLTLLQLAKHRIYSKISERSFFHFSKGSVIYAETISPDTLELKSIFLQTPREIIMAKEGRFWDSPEGTIFSMKNGNMYKETGAAVEVATFREFNTLISPQRFVQQAEEIRREPKYMSMWQLFHTKSDFARMQINKMFVLSFSVFILSLIAFSLGVISKAGKSAGFILCVGIFVLFYIFQIFGEGVAKSANIPFYMWLPNIILAIFGIILFLSVVRR; encoded by the coding sequence ATGCTTAAAATCGTAGATAAATACATAATAAAACAACTTACAAAAACATTTCTCTCTTCATTTATTATATTAACAGTATTAATGCTATTGGCAGGCATTATTCAAATATCTCACATTGTTTTTGCGCGGGGCATTACACTAAACATACTGTTCAAGATTTTTTACCAGCAGGCAACATTTGTTGCTATATTTACCATTCCTATGGCGCTTACCGTAGCTGTCAATTTTGTATATGCAGATTTTGCCAAGAATAATGAAATTGTTGCTTTTCAAACCAGCGGTATAAGCAAACTCAACATATATAAACCTGCCCTTTACTTTACCATATTCGTATTTCTCATAGCTTTTCTAAATGTATCATCTATAGCTTACAAACAGAGGGGAGAATTTCATCTTACATTGCTTCAGTTAGCCAAGCATAGGATATATTCGAAAATTTCAGAGAGGTCTTTCTTTCATTTCTCAAAGGGATCTGTTATTTATGCGGAGACAATTTCTCCTGATACCTTAGAGCTTAAATCTATATTTTTGCAAACACCGCGAGAGATAATCATGGCTAAAGAAGGGCGTTTTTGGGACTCGCCGGAAGGAACAATATTTTCGATGAAAAATGGAAATATGTATAAAGAAACGGGTGCAGCAGTAGAAGTTGCTACCTTCAGGGAGTTCAATACCCTTATTTCCCCTCAAAGATTTGTTCAGCAGGCAGAAGAAATAAGAAGGGAACCTAAGTATATGAGCATGTGGCAGCTGTTTCACACAAAGAGTGATTTCGCAAGGATGCAGATTAATAAGATGTTTGTGCTGTCATTTTCTGTGTTTATTCTCTCCTTGATTGCTTTTAGTTTGGGTGTAATTTCTAAGGCAGGCAAGTCTGCGGGATTTATTTTATGTGTAGGAATTTTCGTTTTATTTTATATTTTCCAGATATTCGGTGAAGGTGTTGCCAAATCTGCAAATATCCCATTTTATATGTGGTTACCTAATATAATTCTGGCTATTTTTGGTATAATTTTGTTTCTATCTGTGGTTCGGAGGTAA
- a CDS encoding co-chaperone GroES yields the protein MGFKPLADHLLAKLLESEEKTESGIIIPDTVKEKPQKAEIIEVGNEVENIKKNDKVLFAKYSGTEVKMGGEDYIILKEEDILGIFED from the coding sequence ATGGGATTTAAACCATTGGCTGATCATCTGTTAGCGAAGCTTTTGGAAAGCGAGGAAAAAACAGAATCAGGAATTATTATTCCGGATACGGTCAAAGAGAAGCCACAAAAAGCAGAAATCATAGAGGTGGGCAACGAAGTAGAAAATATCAAGAAAAATGACAAGGTGCTGTTCGCAAAGTACAGTGGCACAGAGGTAAAAATGGGAGGCGAAGATTACATCATCTTAAAGGAAGAAGATATCTTAGGAATTTTTGAGGACTAA
- the tatB gene encoding twin-arginine translocase subunit TatB has product MFPSIGPTELLIITLIAIVVVGPRRLPEIMRGVARFYRSLKGSVDDLKNNVKSSINIDDEDEPFYKKSVDKVLNLDSREKDDKGEESAKRSNGS; this is encoded by the coding sequence ATGTTTCCATCTATAGGACCAACTGAGCTCTTGATAATTACCCTCATCGCTATCGTTGTTGTAGGCCCACGAAGGCTTCCTGAAATTATGCGAGGAGTAGCGAGGTTCTATCGGTCATTAAAGGGTAGCGTAGATGACTTAAAGAATAATGTAAAAAGTTCTATAAACATAGATGATGAGGATGAGCCATTTTATAAGAAATCGGTAGACAAGGTGCTTAATTTGGATAGTAGGGAAAAGGATGACAAGGGAGAAGAATCAGCAAAAAGAAGCAACGGTTCTTGA
- the ychF gene encoding redox-regulated ATPase YchF, giving the protein MKLGLLGFPKVGKKTLFELLTGKEADLSKGIGLAYVRDERFNQLVKMYKPKKTVPATLEFSIIPDIGEQNNTKTFQTIQDVDVLCYVTRAFKDDTVFHIKGSMDPARDIEMVNDELILNDLLFIEKRSSKLKKEFTKKSAQSKLNEEKLLLRFKQHLEGGKPLRVLALSDEEKKFVKSCPFLTVKNMIVVLNVGEDDITDDKLLETLKKRFADQNMEWAQVSAKLEKEISVMESEEERQDFLKEMGIGVPALEKLTILSYKALGLITFFTVGKDEVRAWMIPQGSRAPEAARAVHTDMERGFIRAQVVKYDDLIKLGSEKNVKESGKYMLKGKDYIVEDGDILNFLFNV; this is encoded by the coding sequence ATGAAATTAGGACTGCTGGGATTCCCAAAGGTTGGAAAGAAAACGTTGTTTGAACTTTTGACAGGTAAAGAGGCTGATCTTTCTAAAGGTATAGGCTTAGCTTATGTCAGAGATGAGCGTTTCAATCAACTGGTCAAGATGTATAAACCCAAGAAGACAGTTCCGGCTACATTGGAATTTTCGATTATTCCGGATATAGGGGAACAAAATAACACCAAAACCTTTCAGACCATACAGGATGTAGATGTTCTATGCTATGTTACAAGGGCATTCAAAGATGATACGGTATTTCACATAAAAGGCAGTATGGATCCTGCAAGGGATATAGAAATGGTAAACGATGAGTTGATCTTAAATGATCTCTTGTTTATAGAAAAACGCAGCAGTAAGTTGAAGAAAGAATTTACGAAAAAATCTGCACAGTCCAAATTAAATGAAGAAAAATTGCTTTTGCGTTTTAAGCAACATCTGGAAGGAGGAAAACCCTTGCGTGTCTTAGCCCTTTCTGATGAAGAGAAGAAGTTTGTAAAAAGTTGCCCGTTTTTAACCGTTAAAAATATGATTGTGGTGTTGAATGTGGGAGAAGATGACATTACAGATGATAAATTATTAGAAACATTGAAAAAACGTTTTGCCGACCAAAACATGGAATGGGCTCAAGTATCGGCAAAGCTTGAAAAGGAAATCTCTGTAATGGAATCCGAAGAGGAAAGACAGGATTTTCTGAAGGAGATGGGGATAGGTGTTCCTGCTTTAGAGAAACTCACCATATTATCCTACAAAGCATTGGGTTTAATTACATTTTTCACTGTGGGAAAAGATGAGGTTAGAGCATGGATGATCCCTCAAGGTTCCAGAGCGCCGGAGGCTGCTCGTGCTGTTCACACAGATATGGAAAGAGGTTTTATTCGAGCACAAGTTGTAAAATACGACGATCTTATCAAGCTGGGAAGTGAAAAGAATGTTAAAGAATCTGGTAAATATATGCTTAAAGGTAAAGATTATATCGTTGAGGATGGCGATATCTTGAATTTTCTCTTTAATGTGTAA
- a CDS encoding DUF72 domain-containing protein: MAKVWIGTSGYYYKHWQGVFYPLKLPQRKQLEYYSQFFDTVELNVTFYRLPQEKAFLSWYERTPKDFLFTIKGSRFITHIKRLKNCTEPIKRFFEKVSLLKEKLGMILWQLPPNFKCNLSRLKDFLDALHPYTNYHHTFEFRHPSWFCREAHDMIKQQKMALCQSDWPNLVEVTDDYPFIYIRRHGSPLYAGCYNRKELQQDAEYILSQFRFNRNVFVYFNNDAFGYAIKNALELKEIIKKDIHKDCIAE; this comes from the coding sequence ATGGCTAAAGTATGGATTGGTACCAGCGGCTACTATTATAAACATTGGCAGGGAGTTTTTTATCCTCTAAAACTACCCCAACGAAAACAATTAGAATATTACAGCCAATTTTTCGATACAGTAGAATTAAATGTTACCTTTTATCGCCTTCCTCAAGAAAAGGCTTTTTTGAGTTGGTATGAACGAACACCAAAGGATTTTTTATTTACCATAAAAGGCAGTCGTTTTATAACCCACATAAAAAGACTGAAGAACTGCACCGAGCCTATTAAACGCTTCTTTGAAAAAGTTTCTCTACTAAAAGAAAAATTGGGAATGATCCTATGGCAGCTGCCCCCTAATTTTAAATGCAATCTAAGCAGATTAAAAGACTTCTTAGATGCTCTTCATCCCTATACCAATTATCACCACACTTTTGAATTTAGACATCCGTCCTGGTTCTGCCGAGAAGCACATGATATGATAAAACAACAAAAGATGGCGCTCTGCCAATCAGATTGGCCTAATTTAGTAGAAGTTACAGATGACTATCCGTTCATTTACATAAGAAGACACGGTTCCCCTCTCTATGCAGGGTGTTACAATAGAAAAGAATTACAACAGGATGCAGAATATATTCTCTCTCAATTTAGGTTCAATCGTAATGTGTTTGTCTATTTTAACAATGATGCCTTTGGTTATGCCATAAAAAATGCCTTAGAATTAAAGGAGATAATCAAAAAAGATATACACAAGGATTGCATTGCAGAGTAA
- a CDS encoding prepilin peptidase translates to MNEVLVFIFGLILGSFLNVCVYRIPRNESLLYPPSHCPSCGAHIRWFDNIPILSYIILKGKCRNCKARISIRYLIVEFLSAVILVLLYERFSFSFLFLKYAIFSYALFVIALIDIEHFIVPDKIVFPLIALGILFSLPHHILGSVIGVVGGFVLFVLIAVMGKILFKKEALGGGDIKLIAACGAFLGIPGVIITTFLSALLGSIFGIYFIIFKKGKISSQVPFAPFISVAAFLYIFYGEIIVRWYFNA, encoded by the coding sequence ATGAATGAAGTTCTTGTTTTTATTTTTGGTCTTATTCTGGGTAGTTTCTTAAATGTATGTGTATATAGAATACCGCGTAATGAATCTTTGCTATATCCTCCTTCGCATTGTCCGTCTTGCGGCGCGCATATCAGGTGGTTTGATAACATTCCAATTCTAAGTTATATTATCTTAAAAGGTAAATGTCGAAACTGTAAGGCTCGTATATCTATACGCTATTTGATTGTGGAATTTCTTTCAGCTGTAATTCTCGTTCTTCTGTATGAAAGATTTTCATTTTCTTTTCTTTTCTTAAAATATGCAATATTCAGTTACGCTCTCTTTGTTATCGCATTGATTGATATTGAACACTTCATTGTTCCAGATAAGATTGTTTTTCCTTTAATCGCCTTAGGTATACTATTTTCATTACCCCATCACATTTTAGGGTCAGTCATAGGAGTAGTAGGTGGTTTTGTTTTGTTTGTCCTTATTGCTGTCATGGGTAAAATTTTATTCAAGAAGGAAGCGTTGGGTGGAGGAGATATAAAACTAATTGCTGCTTGCGGTGCTTTTTTGGGTATACCAGGGGTTATAATTACAACTTTCTTGAGTGCATTGCTTGGCAGTATCTTCGGTATATATTTTATTATATTCAAAAAGGGTAAAATCTCATCGCAAGTTCCCTTTGCTCCCTTTATCTCTGTTGCCGCTTTTCTCTACATTTTTTATGGGGAGATAATTGTAAGATGGTACTTTAATGCTTAA